The segment GGGAAACAGGTGAAAAGCCTGTGCTGCCCCTGCAACGGTAAGCAAGCGCGGATTCTCCGGATTCGCCACTGCGGGATACCCTCCCGCGGGAAGGCGGAGAATCAAATTCTTGCAAGTCCGGATACCGGCCTCGGACGGTCGCGCCACGGCGCGGCCATGACGACGCGCGGCAGGGTGCACGGGCTCGGGTGAGATCCAGCGAGCCCTGCCCTGTTTCCGTCCGGCCGTTTTCCCTGCCTCCATTACGATGAATGATTGCTGCGCAGAGGGCGCAGCCATGGAGACCAGGATGTCCGACCGCTCTTTCCCCGCCTTACCGTTCGCCCTTGCCCTGCCCGCCGCCTGCGTGGCGATGACGGCGGGCGCCGCCGACGCCCCCCTGTTGCCCGATGTCGTGGTGACGGCCTCGCGCATCGCCCAGCCCCTGCGTGAAGTGATCGGCGATGTCAGCGTGATCACCCGCGACGACATCGAGCGCCACCCCGGCCAGAATCTCGCGGATGTGCTGACCACCGCACCCGGCGTGCAGATTTCCCGCAACGGCGGCGCCGGCCAGTCCTCCACCTTGTGGATCCGCGGCTCCGACAAGAATGTTGTGCTGGTGGACGGCGTGCGCGTCGATTCCGCCACGCTCGGCTTAACCGCCATCGAGAACTTCCCGGCCGACCAGATCGAACGCATCGAAATCCTCCGCGGCGCGGCCGCCAGCCTGTACGGCTCGGACGCGATGGGCGGCGTGGTGCAGATTTTCACGCGCAAGGGCGGCGAGGATCTGCGCGCGTCGGTGCAGGCCGGCGCCGGCAATCACGGCAACGCGGCCGTCCAGGCCAACGTATCGGGCAGTGTCGGCGCCAGCCGCTTCGCGCTGGGCGTGGCCCACTCGCGCACCGACGGCGTGTCGGCCGTGGCCAATCCGGATAATGTCCGCTACAACCCCGACAAGGACGGCAACCGCAACACCAGTCTCAGCCTGTCGGCCAGCCACGACCTGTCGGCCGCCACCTCGTTCGGCGCCACCATTCTCTATGCGCGCAATGTCACGCACTACGACTCATATACCGGCTACCCCCCGGCGGGGCAGGGCTACGACTACCGCAACGAGAAACTCAACGGGGCGACGTCGGCATGGCTCGCCCACACCTTCAGCGATGTCTGGAAAACCCGCCTGCAGCTGGCCAGCTCCGTTGACAGCAACGATACGTTCGACCCGCTGTCCCCAACCAATTTCAGCGACAGCAAGTCATCCATCACCACACGTAACCGCCAGGCGACCTGGCAGAACGATATCGTGCTCAGCGGCGGCGGCAAGGCCACCGTGGCGCTCGAGTCGCTGGAGCAGCGCGTGTCGGGCAGCACCGATTACACCATCAAGAAACGCACCAACAACAGCCTGACGGGCAACTATCTGACCCGCTTTGGCGACCTGCGACTCGAAGCGGGCGCGCGACATGACCGCAACTCGCAGTTCGGCAGCTACAACACCGGGCGCGTCGGCGCGAGCTACGACTTCCTGGACGCCTGGCAGGTCGGCGTCTCCACCGGCAACAGTTTCCGGGCCCCGACCTTCAATGACCTTTACTGGCCCAACTCCGGAAACCCGTCGCTAAAACCCGAGAAAGGTTTCAGCAAGGAAATGTTCCTCGCCTACCGCGGCAACGCCCTCCAGGGCCGCGTGACCGTTTACGAAAACCTGGTGCGCGACCTGATCCAGTGGGCGGAAGTCAGCCAGTACGTCTGGAAACCGATGAATGTCGACAAAGCCTCCCTGCGCGGCATCACGGCCAATGCCGAATGGTCGCATGGCAAGCTGACCCTCGGCGGCCAGGCTGACTGGCTGCGCGCGCGGGATGACTCCAACGGCGCGACACGCGACAAGCGCCTGCCACGCCGCGCCGACCGGACCGCGAGCCTGTACGCGGCCTACAAGGCGGACAATTGGCAGGTGCGTGGCGAGTGGCAGGCGGTCGGCCGCCGCTTCGACGACGCGGCCAACAATGATCCCCTGGGCGGCTACGCGGTGGCGAACCTGTCCGCCAGTTGGTCGGTGACGCGCGACGTGACCCTGCTCGCCACCCTCGACAACCTGTTCAACCGCAAGTACCAATCGGTCAAGGACTACGGCGTCATGGGCCGCAACGGCATGCTCAGCGTGCGCTGGACACTGAAGTAATGGTCGAGCTGATCCTCGGCGGGGCGCGCAGCGGCAAAAGCCGCTACGCGCTCGGGCAGGCGCTGAACCACGCGGGGCCGGTGGCGTGGATCGCCACCGCCGAGGCCCATGACGCGGAAATGCGCGAACGCATCCGGCTGCATCGGGCCGAACGGCCCGCCCGCTGGCGCACGCTCGAGAGCCCGCTGGCGCTCTCGCAGGCGCTGGATGCGGCGGGTGATACGTTCACGGTCATCGACTGCCTGACCCTGTGGGTATCCAACTGGTTGTGCACGGACGACGGGCCGGGCTGGCTCGCCGAACGCGACGCTTTTCTTGCCCGGCTCGCCGCGCGCCGCGCGCCGTTGCTTCTTGTCAGCAACGAAGTCGGTTTCGGCATCGTGCCGGACAACGCGCTGGCACGGCATTTTCGCGACGAGGCGGGTTTTTTGCATCAGGCGGTCGCCGCCGTCGCCCCGCGCGTCACCCTGGTGGTGGCGGGCATCCCGATGACCGTCAAATCCCCTCCCGAAGGACACAGGCAATGACAAACACATGGTGGCAGGACAGCATTCCCGCTCTGGATGAAACCGCCCGCAACGCGGCGCTCACGCGTCAGACCGTTCTGACCAAACCCGCCGGCTCGCTCGGCCGCCTGGAAACCCTGGCGGTGAAACTGGCCGCCATGCAAGGCCGCGCCGAACCCGACCTCGCCCACCCGTGGATTTCCGTGTTCGCCGCCGACCATGGCATCGCGGCGGCCGGCGTCTCCGCCTATCCGCGCGAAGTCACCTTGCAGATGGTGGCCAACTTCGCCGCGGGCGGCGCCGCCATTTGCGTGCTGGCACGGCACATCGGCGCCCGTTTCGAGGTGATCGATGTCGGCGTCGCCGGCGACACCTCGGCCTGGCCCGACGTGGTGCAGGCCAAGACGGTGAACGGCACGGCGAGTTTTCTGGAAGAGCCGGCCATGTCGGAAGCCACGGTCGACAGCGCCCTGGCCGCCGGCCGCGAAGCCGTGGCCCGCGCCGTCGCCGCCGGCGCGGACTGTTTCATCGCCGGGGAGATGGGCATCGGCAACACCACCAGCGCCACGGCGCTGGCCTGCCTGTGGCTGGAGCGCGATCCCGAGGCGATGACAGGCGCCGGCACCGGCCTTGACGACGCCGGTATCCGCCGCAAGGCCGGTGTCGTGCGCAATGCGCTGGCCCTGCACCGGACAATGTCGGCCGACCCGAAAAGCGCGCTCGCGCGGCTGGGCGGCGCCGAAATCGCCGCCATGGCCGGCGCCTACGTCGCGGCCGCGCAGGCCCGCCTGCCGGTCATCGTCGACGGCTATATCAGTTCGGTCGCGGCGTTGGCCGCCACGCGGCTCAATCCGGGAGCCGCCGCCTGGTTCCTGTTCGGCCACGAATCCGCCGAAAAGGCCCACCGCGACGTGCTGGCGGCCCTCGGCGGGCAACCCGTCCTGGCGCTCGGCCTGCGCCTGGGAGAAGGCAGCGGCGCGGCCGCCGCCTTCCCGGTCATCCAGGCCGCCTGCCGCCTGCACTCCCGCATGGCCACCTTCGCCGAAGCGGGCGTCAGCGACCGCGAGGCCTGAGCGTCATGCCGTCCGCCATCCTGTCGCCCGGACTCTCCGCCCTGGCTCTGGGCTTCACGCTGGAGCTGGCGGTCGGGGAACCGAAACACTGGCATCCGCTGGTCGCGTTCGGCACGCTGGCAAGCTGGCTGGAGGTCCGTCTGAACCTGGGCCGCTCGCGCTTCACGCGCGGCCTGGCCGCCGTGTGCCTGCTGCTGGTTCCCGCGCTGCTGGCTTTCGCGCTCGCGCGCCATTACGCGGGCTGGGTGGCGGACGGCATCGCCCTGTGGTTCGCCCTTGGCGCGAAAAGCCTCTACCAGCACATCGAGGCCATCCGCGCGCCCCTGATGGCGGGCCGGCTCGATGAGGCGCGCGCGGCGGTCGGCCGCATCGTCAGCCGCGACACCAGCGCGCTCGACGAAACCGGCGTGTGCCGCGCCACGCTCGAATCCCTTCTGGAAAACGGCTCCGACGCCGTGGCCGCCACGCTGTTCTGGTTCGCGCTGGCGGGCGGTTACGGCGTCATACTGCATCGCCTCGTCAACACGCTGGACGCCATGTGGGGCTACCGCACCGCGCGTTTCGAACGGTTCGGCAAGGCCGCCGCGCGCCTTGACGATTTGCTGAATTGTTTGCCGGCCAGGCTGACCGCGCTGGCCTATGCGCTGTGCGGCGACACGCGCCGGGCCGTCGCGGCCTGGCGGCATCAGGCGTCCGGCTGGGAAAGCCCCAATGCCGGACCGGTGATGGCCAGCGGGGCCGGCGCGCTGGGAGTACGACTGGGCGGCGCGGCCTGCTACCACGGACAGCGGGAAATCCGCCCGGCGCTTGGCATGGGACGCCCGCCCGTGACGGGCGACATCGCCAGGGGACTCGCGCTCACCGCGCGCGCGGGCGTCCTCCTGGCCGCGCTGCTGACCGCTCTGGAGGTCGCGCGATGGATATCGTGAGCACCCCGCCGCACCATGGCGGCGACCTTGAACGCGCCATGGCGCGCTACGGCGGCGAGGCGCGGGACTGGATCGACCTGTCCTCCGGCATCGCCCCCGCCCCCTATCCGCTGCCCCCGGTGCCCCCTCGTGTCTGGCAACGGCTGCCGGACGGCGATCAGGCACTCCTCGACGCCGCAAGACGGTATTATGACTGCGACACCCTGCTGGCCACGGCCGGCAGCCAGGCCGCGATCGCGCTCTTGCCGCGGCTGTGGCCTTCCTCGCGTGTCGGAGTGCTGGCACCCTCCTACGCGGAGCATGCCTGGCAGTGGTTGCGGCAAGGACACGCGATCGTCGCGCTGTCCGGCGAAACCGATATAGAAAGGCATCTGGACACGCTCGATGTGCTGGTGCTGGTCAATCCGAACAATCCCGATTGCCGCCGCTGGCCCCGCGCGCGCCTGCTCGACTGGCACCGGCGCCTGGCGGCGCGGCGCGCGACGCTGATCGTCGACGAAGCCTTCGCGGACGCCGACAACGGGGAAAGCCTGCTGCCTTGCATGCCGCGCGACGGATTGATCGTCCTGCGCTCGGTCGGCAAGTTTTTCGGGTTGGCGGGCGTGCGGCTGGGGTTCGTCGCCGCCGCCCCGGCCCTGCTGCAGCGCATGGAGCGGGAGTTCGGTCCCTGGAGTGTCGGCGGACCCGCGCAATGGGCCGCGACGCTGGCGCTGGGCGATACGGAATGGCAGACGCGGCAGCGGAACACCCTCGCGGACGCCTCGCGGCGTCTCGCCCGCGACCTTTCGGACGCGGGACTCGCGCCGGCCGGATGCCACCCCCTGATGCACTGGTGCCCGGCCGGCGACGCGCGGGGCTGGCACGAGGCACTGGCCGGGGAGCGCATCTGGACCCGGCTATTCGGCGAACCGGCCGGTCTGCGCTTCGGCCCCCTTCCCGCGACACTTCACGATGAATTTGCCCGGCGCCTCGCGCGCGCCGCGAAGGAGATGACCCCATGAATCAGGATGACGGCCGCAACCTGCGCCACAAGGCGCGCATGGAACGCAAAAAAGCGCTGATCGACGCCAAAATCGCCGAAGCGGACACCGACACCGGCATCCTGCTGGTGCTCACCGGCAACGGCAAGGGCAAATCCTCATCGGCCTTCGGCATGGTCGCCCGGGCGCTGGGGCATGGCATGAAGGTCGGCGTGGTGCAATTCATCAAGAGCCGCACCGATACAGGGGAGGAAGGGTTCTTCTCCCGGTTGCCCGGCGTCGAGTGGCATGTCATGGGCGATGGTTTCACCTGGGACACCCAGAACCGGGAGCAGGACATCGCCACGGCCAACGCGGCCTGGGAAACCGCCAGCCGCATGCTCGCCGATCCGTCCTTCGATCTGGTCGTGCTCGACGAAATGACCTATGTGATGAAATACGGCTACGTCCAGGCGCGGCGCATTCTCGACGATCTGCTGGCCCGCCCCGAGATGCAGCATGTGGTGGTCACCGGACGGGGCGCTCCGCCGGAGCTTCTGGACATCGCCGATACGGTGACCGACATGCAACCGGTGAAACACGCCTTCCACAGCGGTGTGCGCGCGCAGAAAGGCGTGGAGTGGTGAGCGACGACGCCCGCTGCCGGGCGCTGATGATCGCCTCTCCCGCCTCCGGCAGCGGCAAAACCACGGTGACCGCGGCGCTGGCCCGTCTGTACCGGCAGGCCGGCCGGCGGGTCAAGGTGTTCAAGTGCGGAGCGGATTTTCTGGATCCCGCGTGGCTCGCGCTGGCCAGCGGCCAGCCGGCGGACAACCTCGATTTGTGGCTGACGGGCGAGGACTACTGCCGTCATGCCCTGCACCGCGCCGCGCGCGACAATGACGTCGTTCTCGTCGAAGCCGCGATGGGGCTGTTCGACGGTGCGCCCAGCGCCGCGGATCTCGCGGTCCGCTTCGACCTCCCGGTCGCCCTGGTGATCGACGCCTCGGCCATGGCCCAGACCTTCGGCGCGCTGGTGCTGGGCCTGGCGGCCTACCGGCCACCGCTCAGGATCGCCGGCGCGATCGCCAACAAGGTGGCTGGCCCGGGACACGCCGCCATGCTGCGCGAAAGCCTCGACCCCGCCCTGCCCTTCGCGGCCATCGTGCGTGGCGAAGGACTCGCGGAGCGCCATCTGGGTCTTGTCGAACCACGGCGGACAACCGGGGATGACGCGCGCTTGCTGGCCGTCGCCGATGCCCTCCACGCCCAACAGGTGGGGGACTGGGCGCCGGAACGGCGCTTCCGGCCGCAGGCGCTTCCCCCGGTGCCGCGCCTGCTCGAGGGCCGGCGCATCGCCGTAGCCATGGACGAGGCCTTCTCGTTCGTCTACCCCGCCAACCTCGCCTGCCTGGAGGCGCTGGGCGCGCGTATCGAAACCTTTTCCCCGCTCGCGCACCAGCCGTTGCCCGAAGCCGACGCGCTCTGGCTGCCCGGCGGCTACCCGGAGGCCCATGCCGCGCGGCTCGCCGCCCATCCGGACATGGCGCGCGACCTGCGCCGCGGACTTGATGCCGGCAAGCCGGTGTACGCCGAGTGCGGCGGCATGCTCGCCCTGTGTGAAACGCTCGCCGACCTCGAGGGGTGTCGCCACGCCCTTTGGGGGCTCTTCCCCGCGCATGCCAAGATGGGGCGCACCCTCGCCGCCATCGGTCCGCAAAGTGTCGACCTGGGGCATGGCCCGCTGCGTTGCCATACTTTCCATTATTCGCGCCTCACGACCTCCCTGCCTCCTTTCGCGCACGCCACGCCGGCGGGACGCGAAGGAACCGGCGAGGCCGTGTGGCGCCAGGGCGGCCTGACCGCCAGCTACCTGCATGCGTGGTTCGCCGGCAATCCGGTCGCCACCGCCGCCCTTTTCGGAGCCCGTCCATGATGTTTCGCCCGCTTTGCCTCGCCCTGATGCTGCTCGCCGCCCCCCGGTCCTTCGCCGACGTGTCGGTGCGTGACGACCGGGGCAAGACCGTCAGTCTCAAGGCGCCGGCCCGGCGCATCATCAGCCTCGCGCCGCATCTGACCGAAGACGTGTTCGCGATCGGCGCCGGGCGCTATCTCGTCGGCGCGGTGGACTACAGCGACTACCCGGCCGAGGCCCGGCGCATTCCGCGCGTCGGCGGTTACAACGGTTTCGATCTGGAGCGCATCCGCGCGCTGCGCCCGGATCTGATCGTGGCCTGGCAAAGCGGCAACCCGCCGCATCAGCTCGAACGCATCGAAGCGCTGGGCATCCCGGTGTTTTACGACGCCTCAAGAACCCTGGCCGATATCCCGACGGTGCTGGACCGGCTCGGCACGCTGACCGGAGACACCCGCGGCGCGTCGCGGGCGGCCGGACAATTTCGCGAGCGTCTGGCGACACTGGCCCGGACCCATGCAGGCCAGCGGCCGGTGCGAGTGTTCTACCAGGTCTGGGACCGCCCGCTGATGACCGTCAACCGCGAACAGATCATTTCCGACGCGATGCGCCAGTGCGCGGCGGTCAATGTGTTCGGCGCCCTGCCGTCGCTCGTGCCGACCATCGACGATGAGGCCGTGCTCAAGGCCAATCCGGAACTGATCGTCACCAGCCATGGGCCCGGCGCGCAAAGCGTTTGGCTCGGCCACTGGAAACGCTTCCCGGGCATCACCGCGGTGGCGCGCGGCCAACTCGCGCATTTGCCGCCCGATCTGCTCAGCCGGCTGGGCCCGCGCATGATCGACGGGGCGGAAGCGCTCTGCGCGGCCGTTGACAAGGCGCGGGCGGCGCGATGACACAACGCGCTCCCCTGTCCGCCACGCGGCTTGCCGCCCTGCTCGCGCTCTTGTGCCTGGCGGCGCTCCTGGCCATCACGGCCAGCCTGTCGCTGGGCAGCTCCTCCCTGCGCCCCTGGCAATGGTGGGACAGCGGCCCCGAGGCGGACCTCGCCCGCGACGTGGTGATCGAGCTGCGTCTGCCGCGCACCCTCGCGGCGCTGGCGGTGGGCGGGCTGCTCGCGCTGGCGGGCAACCTGCAGCAGATCCTGCTGCGCAACCCGCTCGCCGACCCTTACGTGCTCGGCACCTCCGGCGGCGCCTGCGTGGGCGCCCTGCTGGCGATCTTCGCCGGCGCCGGAACCGCGCTGATCAACCTGAGCGCCGGCGCCGGCGCCATGGCCAGCATCCTCGCGGTGTTCATGCTGGCGGGAACCGGCGCCGTCATGGACCGCGCGCGGCTGTTGCTCACCGGTGTCGCGCTCGCCTCGTTCTGCGGCGCGATGTCCTCCTTGCTGCTGAGTCTCGCGCCGGACGGTCTGTTGCGCGGCATGGTGTTCTGGCTGCTCGGCGATCTGGCCAGCGCGCGCTGGGAGTGGTCGCTGCCGGCGCTGGGCGGGCTTGTCGCCTTGCTGTGGCCGTTCGCGCGGGACCTGAATCTGCTGGCCCTCGGCACACAGCCGGCCCACGCGCTGGGCGCCCGCATCCGGCCCCTGCAGTGGCTGATGTATTTCGCCGCCGCCATGGCCACCGCGCTGGCCGTCACCACGGCCGGCATGATCGGCTTTGTCGGGCTGATCGTTCCGCATGCCTTGCGCCTGACCCTCGGACAGGACCAGCGCCTGCTGCTGCCGGCCTCGGCGCTTGCCGGCGGCACCTTGCTGCTGTGCGCCGACATTCTCAGCCGGCTGGTGATGGCTCCGCAGCAATTGCCGGTCGGCGTGATCACGGCGATTGCCGGCGCGCCGGCCTTCATTTGGCTGCTGCGCAGCAAGAGGAAACCGTCATGAGTCTGCTGACCGCCCGCGATCTGACCCTTGCGCAAGGCGAACGCCTGCTGTGCCGCCGGCTGAACCTGACCGTGCGGCCGGGCGAGGCATGGCTGGTGCTTGGCGAAAACGGAGCGGGCAAAAGCACCTTGCTCGCCGCCCTCGCGGGCTGGCATGCCGCGAGCCACGGCGAAGTCCTGCTCGATGGCGCGCCGATCGAGACGGTGCCGGCCCGACGGCGCGCGCGCCGGCTCGGCTGGATGACCCAGCACGACGACTCGCCGTTTCCCGTGTCCGTCCTGGAAAAGCTGCTCACCGGCGTGCATCCCAGACGGCGGCGCTGGGAGTGGGAAAGCGCCGAGGATCTCGCCCTGGCGCGCCGGCTGATCGAAGCGATGGACCTGGGCGGGCTGGAGGGACGCGATATCGCCGCGTTGTCCGGCGGCGAGCGCCGCCGCGTTTCGCTGGCCACGCTGTTCATGCAGGACACCCCGCTGATGCTGCTCGACGAACCATTGTCCCAGCTGGATCTGCGCCATCAGCAGCAGATGCTCGCGCTGTTCGCCAGGGAACGCGCCGCCGGCCGCGGTCTGGTGGTGGTCGGCCACGACCCCAACCATGCGTCGGCCTTCGCCAGCCACGTGTTATTGATGGCGGGAGACGGCGAGTGGCAGGCCGGTCCGCGCGACAGCGTGCTGACCGCGAAGGCCCTGTCCGCTCTGTACCGTCATCCGGTCCGGGAATGGACGGACGGCGCGGAGCGCTGGTTCGTGCCCGAGGCGGCGCCATGGAGGTGATCCTGGTGCGTCATCCTCGCGCCCTGAACGCGGCCGGCCGCTGTTACGGACGCCTTGACCTGATCGCCGATCCCGCCGCGCTCGCCGAATCGGCGGCACGCCTCGCCGCGTTGCGCGGCCTGCCCGTGCTGACAAGCCCGGCGCGCCGCTGCCGGGCGCTGGCCGCGCGCCTCGCGCCGGCGCCGCGCGTCCTGCCCGAACTCGCGGAACTGGATTTCGGCCGCTGGGAAGGCCTGCCCTGGGACGCCATCGCGCGCGACGAGCTCGACGCCTGGGCCGCGGATCCCTGGCGCTACGCGCCCGGCGGCGGGGAATCCCCTCTCGCGCTGCTCGCGCGCTGGCGCGCCGCGGCACGACGCCTATCCCGCATCGCGGCGCCGCGCATTGTCGTGGTGACGCATGCGGGCATCATCCGCGCGGCGCTTCACGAGGCCGGACTCATCGACGCGGACGCCTTCCTGTCCCTGGCGGTCGAACATGATTTTCCTTATCGAGTGGAACGGTAAATGCCCACACTGATGATCCAGGGCTGCACCTCGGACGCCGGCAAAAGCACGATCGCAGCCGCGCTGTGCCGCCTCCTCGCGCGCCGCGGCCTGAGCGTGGCGCCCTTCAAACCGCAAAACATGGCGCTCAACAGCGCGGTGACCGCCGACGGCGGCGAAATCGGCCGGGCCCAGGCGGTCCAGGCGGCGGCCTGCCGCATCGCGCCGCATACCGACCACAACCCGGTTCTGCTCAAGCCGGCCTCCGACTGCACCGCCCAGGTCATCATCCAGGGCCAGCCGATCGGACACCTGAACGCCCTGGATTACCACGCCTACAAGCGCCGGGCCAAAACCGCGGTGTTCGACTCCTGGCGGCGCCTCGCCGGCAGCTACCGGCATGTCGTGGTGGAAGGCGCCGGCAGTCCGGCCGAAGTGAACCTGCGCGACAACGATATCGCCAACATGGGCTTCGCCGAAGAGGCCGACTGTCCGGTCTGGCTGGTGGCGGACATCGACCGGGGCGGCGTCTTCGCGCACCTGACCGGCACCCTCGCCTGCCTGAGCGCCAGCGAGCAGGCGCGCGTGAAGGGCTTCATCATCAACCGCTTCCGCGGCGACATCGCCCTATTGCGAAGCGGCATCGACTGGCTGGAAGACAAAACCGGCAAACCGGTGCTCGCCGTGCTGCCCTACCTGCACGGACTCGACCTCGCCGCCGAGGACGCCTTGCCGCAGACCCGCGGGCACGGAGAAGGATTCCGCATCGTGGTGCCGGCCTTGCCGCGCATTTCCAATCACACCGATTTCGATCCCTTGCGGCGGCTCGATCGCGTGGATTTTCGTTTCGTGGGACCGGGCGAAGCGCCTCCCGCCGCCGACCTGATCATTCTGCCGGGCAGCAAGAACACGCGCGCCGACCTTGACTGGCTGCGCGAGCGGGGCTGGGCGGACGCGATCGCGCGCCACTTGCGCTACGGCGGCAAGGTCATCGGCATCTGCGGCGGCTACCAGATGCTGGGCGAGCGCATCGAGGATCCGGACGGACAGGAAGGCGCTCCGGGCGCCAGCGACGGGCTGGGTTACCTGCCCGTGAGCACGCGCCTCGCGCCGGCCAAGACCCTCATCAATGTCACCGGACGCCTGACGCTCGGCGGCCGGGAAGCCCGGCTTGCCGGCTACGAGATCCACCACGGCGTCAGCCTGGCCCGGGGCGGACATCCCGTGCGGCTCGACGACGGGCGGTCCGACGGAGCGGTCAGCGATGACGGACAGGTGTTCGGTTGTTACCTGCATGGGCTCTTCGACACGCCCGATGCGCTCGATCTGGTGCTCGACTGGGCCGGCTGCGCGGCCCGTAGCCCGGTATCCGGCGCGGACGCGCTGGAGGCCGCGATCGATCGTCTGGCCGACGCGCTCGACACCGCCCTCGACTGGGAAACCGCCCG is part of the Paludibacterium paludis genome and harbors:
- the cobO gene encoding cob(I)yrinic acid a,c-diamide adenosyltransferase, encoding MNQDDGRNLRHKARMERKKALIDAKIAEADTDTGILLVLTGNGKGKSSSAFGMVARALGHGMKVGVVQFIKSRTDTGEEGFFSRLPGVEWHVMGDGFTWDTQNREQDIATANAAWETASRMLADPSFDLVVLDEMTYVMKYGYVQARRILDDLLARPEMQHVVVTGRGAPPELLDIADTVTDMQPVKHAFHSGVRAQKGVEW
- a CDS encoding cobalamin-binding protein encodes the protein MMFRPLCLALMLLAAPRSFADVSVRDDRGKTVSLKAPARRIISLAPHLTEDVFAIGAGRYLVGAVDYSDYPAEARRIPRVGGYNGFDLERIRALRPDLIVAWQSGNPPHQLERIEALGIPVFYDASRTLADIPTVLDRLGTLTGDTRGASRAAGQFRERLATLARTHAGQRPVRVFYQVWDRPLMTVNREQIISDAMRQCAAVNVFGALPSLVPTIDDEAVLKANPELIVTSHGPGAQSVWLGHWKRFPGITAVARGQLAHLPPDLLSRLGPRMIDGAEALCAAVDKARAAR
- a CDS encoding cobyrinate a,c-diamide synthase → MSDDARCRALMIASPASGSGKTTVTAALARLYRQAGRRVKVFKCGADFLDPAWLALASGQPADNLDLWLTGEDYCRHALHRAARDNDVVLVEAAMGLFDGAPSAADLAVRFDLPVALVIDASAMAQTFGALVLGLAAYRPPLRIAGAIANKVAGPGHAAMLRESLDPALPFAAIVRGEGLAERHLGLVEPRRTTGDDARLLAVADALHAQQVGDWAPERRFRPQALPPVPRLLEGRRIAVAMDEAFSFVYPANLACLEALGARIETFSPLAHQPLPEADALWLPGGYPEAHAARLAAHPDMARDLRRGLDAGKPVYAECGGMLALCETLADLEGCRHALWGLFPAHAKMGRTLAAIGPQSVDLGHGPLRCHTFHYSRLTTSLPPFAHATPAGREGTGEAVWRQGGLTASYLHAWFAGNPVATAALFGARP
- the cbiB gene encoding adenosylcobinamide-phosphate synthase CbiB; translated protein: MPSAILSPGLSALALGFTLELAVGEPKHWHPLVAFGTLASWLEVRLNLGRSRFTRGLAAVCLLLVPALLAFALARHYAGWVADGIALWFALGAKSLYQHIEAIRAPLMAGRLDEARAAVGRIVSRDTSALDETGVCRATLESLLENGSDAVAATLFWFALAGGYGVILHRLVNTLDAMWGYRTARFERFGKAAARLDDLLNCLPARLTALAYALCGDTRRAVAAWRHQASGWESPNAGPVMASGAGALGVRLGGAACYHGQREIRPALGMGRPPVTGDIARGLALTARAGVLLAALLTALEVARWIS
- the cobD gene encoding threonine-phosphate decarboxylase CobD, yielding MDIVSTPPHHGGDLERAMARYGGEARDWIDLSSGIAPAPYPLPPVPPRVWQRLPDGDQALLDAARRYYDCDTLLATAGSQAAIALLPRLWPSSRVGVLAPSYAEHAWQWLRQGHAIVALSGETDIERHLDTLDVLVLVNPNNPDCRRWPRARLLDWHRRLAARRATLIVDEAFADADNGESLLPCMPRDGLIVLRSVGKFFGLAGVRLGFVAAAPALLQRMEREFGPWSVGGPAQWAATLALGDTEWQTRQRNTLADASRRLARDLSDAGLAPAGCHPLMHWCPAGDARGWHEALAGERIWTRLFGEPAGLRFGPLPATLHDEFARRLARAAKEMTP
- a CDS encoding FecCD family ABC transporter permease, which codes for MTQRAPLSATRLAALLALLCLAALLAITASLSLGSSSLRPWQWWDSGPEADLARDVVIELRLPRTLAALAVGGLLALAGNLQQILLRNPLADPYVLGTSGGACVGALLAIFAGAGTALINLSAGAGAMASILAVFMLAGTGAVMDRARLLLTGVALASFCGAMSSLLLSLAPDGLLRGMVFWLLGDLASARWEWSLPALGGLVALLWPFARDLNLLALGTQPAHALGARIRPLQWLMYFAAAMATALAVTTAGMIGFVGLIVPHALRLTLGQDQRLLLPASALAGGTLLLCADILSRLVMAPQQLPVGVITAIAGAPAFIWLLRSKRKPS
- a CDS encoding TonB-dependent receptor domain-containing protein; this translates as MSDRSFPALPFALALPAACVAMTAGAADAPLLPDVVVTASRIAQPLREVIGDVSVITRDDIERHPGQNLADVLTTAPGVQISRNGGAGQSSTLWIRGSDKNVVLVDGVRVDSATLGLTAIENFPADQIERIEILRGAAASLYGSDAMGGVVQIFTRKGGEDLRASVQAGAGNHGNAAVQANVSGSVGASRFALGVAHSRTDGVSAVANPDNVRYNPDKDGNRNTSLSLSASHDLSAATSFGATILYARNVTHYDSYTGYPPAGQGYDYRNEKLNGATSAWLAHTFSDVWKTRLQLASSVDSNDTFDPLSPTNFSDSKSSITTRNRQATWQNDIVLSGGGKATVALESLEQRVSGSTDYTIKKRTNNSLTGNYLTRFGDLRLEAGARHDRNSQFGSYNTGRVGASYDFLDAWQVGVSTGNSFRAPTFNDLYWPNSGNPSLKPEKGFSKEMFLAYRGNALQGRVTVYENLVRDLIQWAEVSQYVWKPMNVDKASLRGITANAEWSHGKLTLGGQADWLRARDDSNGATRDKRLPRRADRTASLYAAYKADNWQVRGEWQAVGRRFDDAANNDPLGGYAVANLSASWSVTRDVTLLATLDNLFNRKYQSVKDYGVMGRNGMLSVRWTLK
- the cobU gene encoding bifunctional adenosylcobinamide kinase/adenosylcobinamide-phosphate guanylyltransferase gives rise to the protein MVELILGGARSGKSRYALGQALNHAGPVAWIATAEAHDAEMRERIRLHRAERPARWRTLESPLALSQALDAAGDTFTVIDCLTLWVSNWLCTDDGPGWLAERDAFLARLAARRAPLLLVSNEVGFGIVPDNALARHFRDEAGFLHQAVAAVAPRVTLVVAGIPMTVKSPPEGHRQ
- the cobT gene encoding nicotinate-nucleotide--dimethylbenzimidazole phosphoribosyltransferase — protein: MTNTWWQDSIPALDETARNAALTRQTVLTKPAGSLGRLETLAVKLAAMQGRAEPDLAHPWISVFAADHGIAAAGVSAYPREVTLQMVANFAAGGAAICVLARHIGARFEVIDVGVAGDTSAWPDVVQAKTVNGTASFLEEPAMSEATVDSALAAGREAVARAVAAGADCFIAGEMGIGNTTSATALACLWLERDPEAMTGAGTGLDDAGIRRKAGVVRNALALHRTMSADPKSALARLGGAEIAAMAGAYVAAAQARLPVIVDGYISSVAALAATRLNPGAAAWFLFGHESAEKAHRDVLAALGGQPVLALGLRLGEGSGAAAAFPVIQAACRLHSRMATFAEAGVSDREA